TTCAAGAAGCATTACAGCAAGCTGCTCGTCATCAACGGCATCGACACCGGGACGAACAGCCACGACGCCGGCGTCCGCAACACGTGGTGCGGCACGCTCCGCGAGGGCAAACCGGGCTTCGCGGCGCTCGTGGCCGGCGTCCACGGCGGTTCGTTGCCGATGGGGTTCATCAGCAACGGCGGCTACGACGCGACGGCGAACGTCGTGGCCGTCACCCGCATACCCGACACCGGCCTCCTGCAGCGGCTCGCCTATCCGAACAGGATCGATCCGGGGAACGAAGAGAACCGCGAGCAGTACCACACCGACGCCACGATGACGCGGATCCTCGAGGCGCGGCAGGCGCGGCACGCGGCGAAGCTCGAGCAGCAGCGGCTGCCCCACGTCAAGCAGGCGATGAGCACGCTCTTCACGTCGCGCGTCGGGCAGAACGAGCTCAAGCAGCTCATCCAGTACCTGCCCGCCGAGTTCGAGCAGGCCTCGCTGCGGCGGCAAGCGCAGGTCGCGCTCGCGGCCTACCGCGCCGGCATCTGCGTGAGCGCCAACCTGTCGGTGGGCGGGTTCGACACGCACGGGAACCACGACGACAACCACATCCCGCGGCTCGACCAGATCTGCGACGGGATCGACTTCATCCTGACCGCCGCGGAGGAGCAGGGCCTCGCGGACCGGATCGTCCTCGTCGTGGGCTCGGACTTCGGGCGGACTCCGGGCTACAACGAGGGCAACGGCAAGGACCACTGGAACATCACCAGCATGATCCTGGCCGGCGCAGGCGTCGCGGGGAACCGGGTGATCGGCGCGACGGACGACCGGCATAACCCGCTCGATGTCGATCCGGTC
The DNA window shown above is from Sorangium aterium and carries:
- a CDS encoding DUF1501 domain-containing protein gives rise to the protein MERRDFLKLASMAGLGVVAGGVLSRDAAAAGPYEGPLWVHIHASGGWDPTSLCDPKGALDEEEQKTRQAMNRSYLREAIGTAGNLKYAPVGGNDAFFKKHYSKLLVINGIDTGTNSHDAGVRNTWCGTLREGKPGFAALVAGVHGGSLPMGFISNGGYDATANVVAVTRIPDTGLLQRLAYPNRIDPGNEENREQYHTDATMTRILEARQARHAAKLEQQRLPHVKQAMSTLFTSRVGQNELKQLIQYLPAEFEQASLRRQAQVALAAYRAGICVSANLSVGGFDTHGNHDDNHIPRLDQICDGIDFILTAAEEQGLADRIVLVVGSDFGRTPGYNEGNGKDHWNITSMILAGAGVAGNRVIGATDDRHNPLDVDPVTLEPKEGGVRLKPGHIHKALRKLAGIADDPLVERFPLSEEEDLPIFG